In one Polaribacter sp. ALD11 genomic region, the following are encoded:
- the rlmF gene encoding 23S rRNA (adenine(1618)-N(6))-methyltransferase RlmF, which yields MKEKNLHPKNKFNNGYNFDELIKINQKLAPFVSKNQFDVVTIDFSNPEAVKELNKALLFSFDKISVWDFPKENLCPPIPGRLDYIHYLADLISDEADVKILDIGTGATCIYPILGVAAYNWSFVASDIDLKSLDTAQDIIDDNDLGSKIELRHQVKEEEILKGILKEGDSFSAVMCNPPFFKSAEEAQGANKRKNKNLGNNTVRNFSGNNNELWYIGGEKAFLHNYLYESSLFKEKSKWFTSLVSKKENIKSLEKSSAKLGAVEFKVIPMSQGNKVTRIACWRF from the coding sequence ATGAAAGAAAAAAATCTTCACCCAAAAAATAAATTTAATAACGGTTATAACTTTGATGAATTAATCAAAATCAATCAGAAATTAGCACCTTTCGTTTCAAAGAATCAGTTTGATGTTGTTACGATTGATTTTTCTAATCCGGAGGCTGTAAAAGAATTAAATAAAGCGTTATTGTTTTCTTTTGATAAAATTTCTGTGTGGGATTTTCCCAAAGAAAATTTATGCCCGCCAATTCCTGGTCGTTTAGATTACATTCATTATTTAGCTGATCTAATTTCAGATGAAGCTGATGTTAAGATTTTAGATATTGGAACGGGAGCAACCTGTATTTACCCTATTTTAGGTGTTGCAGCATATAACTGGAGTTTTGTGGCTTCAGATATTGATTTAAAATCTTTAGATACCGCTCAAGATATTATAGATGATAATGATTTAGGAAGCAAGATAGAATTACGCCATCAAGTAAAAGAAGAAGAAATTTTAAAAGGAATTTTAAAAGAAGGAGATTCTTTTTCAGCTGTAATGTGCAACCCGCCATTTTTTAAATCGGCAGAAGAAGCACAAGGAGCAAATAAACGTAAGAATAAAAATTTAGGAAATAATACCGTAAGAAACTTCTCTGGTAACAACAATGAGTTGTGGTACATTGGTGGAGAAAAAGCATTTTTACATAACTATTTATACGAAAGTTCTTTGTTTAAAGAGAAAAGTAAGTGGTTTACTAGTTTGGTTTCTAAAAAGGAAAACATTAAGAGCTTAGAAAAATCTTCAGCAAAATTAGGCGCTGTAGAGTTTAAAGTAATTCCAATGAGTCAGGGAAATAAAGTAACTAGAATTGCGTGTTGGAGGTTTTAG
- a CDS encoding sigma-70 family RNA polymerase sigma factor — MTTKQVWTSYSKDLKRFIISKVKDTTIADDILQDTFIKIHTKLHTLKDSTKLKSWCFTVARNSILDYWKSTNQTFEIANFESKAEILNEIHTEKDCLRGILKHLPKKYRDPLFLSDIKGLKQQEVANQLHQSLPTTKSQIQRARKLIAQGFIDCCGFVLNKNGNLVGEIQDKEDCKVCS; from the coding sequence ATGACTACAAAACAAGTTTGGACTTCTTATTCTAAAGATTTAAAACGATTTATCATCAGCAAAGTAAAAGATACCACTATTGCAGATGATATTTTACAGGATACTTTTATTAAAATTCATACAAAATTACATACGTTAAAAGATTCTACAAAACTGAAATCTTGGTGTTTTACTGTCGCTAGAAATTCTATTTTAGATTACTGGAAATCTACAAATCAGACATTTGAAATCGCTAATTTTGAAAGTAAAGCAGAAATATTAAATGAAATTCACACAGAAAAAGATTGCTTAAGAGGCATCTTAAAACACTTGCCTAAAAAATATAGAGATCCTTTATTTCTTTCTGATATAAAAGGTTTAAAACAACAGGAAGTAGCCAATCAACTCCATCAATCTTTACCAACTACAAAATCTCAAATTCAACGTGCAAGAAAATTAATTGCACAAGGTTTTATAGATTGCTGTGGTTTTGTGCTAAACAAAAACGGCAACTTAGTTGGCGAAATTCAAGATAAGGAAGACTGTAAAGTTTGCAGTTAG
- a CDS encoding M14 family metallopeptidase: MKFISFFILALLLTTNISSQQVKSPSEFLGYEIGSRFTRHHKVVDYFKYVSSTLSNVKLEKYGETNEHRPLYVSYISSEENIINLEKIRKDNLSQTGIIAGNATNKKAIVWLSYNVHGNEASSTEAAMLTLYELITSKKAWLENTVVILDPCINPDGRDRYVNWYNQVKSTPFNIDQNAKEHSEPWPSGRPNHYLFDLNRDWAWASQVESQQRIAVYNKWMPHVHVDFHEQGINSPYYFAPAAEPFHEVISDWQRNFQTAIGKNHAEYFDKEGWLYFTKESFDLLYPSYGDTYPTYMGAIGMTYEQAGHGRAGLGINTDEGEVLTLKDRAAHHLTTGLSTVEISSKNAEKLNIEFKKFFDNSNLNYKSYVLKNENEDKMNRLKKLLDTHEIKYENAKSGTVKGYNYNTQEEDKFDANNTDLVIHTNQPKGKMVKVLFEPNAKLADSLTYDITAWSLPYAHGFKAIASKSKISSTFINDTKTVKNIIDTSAYAYISKWNSLDDATFLGALLQHNIVPRYTEKAFSANGKSFKKGTLIILRNDNRNSDFDTKIIEIANKHQRSLTPISTGFSEIGVDFGSSSVKPIHKQKIAVVSGKATSSLSFGEVWHFFETQLQYPITNINSTNFGYTDLSKYDVIILPNGYYNAVLNKSTLTKVKKWTRSGGTLIAIGNALKSFANKDGFSLKTKKLEEEEKGKEDNLIPFEDRERKSVANLITGSVFKSTLDNSHPLAFGYGKEYFSLKLSGTSYSYLKEGYNVGYFDKNAKNISGYAGSKAVKNVPESLLFGEEPMGSGSVIYMVDNPLFRSFWENGKLFVANAVFLLNSNKLK, encoded by the coding sequence ATGAAATTTATATCATTTTTTATTCTTGCATTATTATTAACAACAAATATTTCTTCTCAACAAGTAAAGTCTCCCTCAGAGTTTTTAGGTTATGAGATTGGTTCTCGTTTTACAAGACATCACAAAGTTGTAGACTATTTTAAATACGTTAGCAGTACTTTGTCTAATGTAAAATTAGAAAAATACGGAGAAACAAACGAACACAGACCTTTGTATGTAAGTTATATTTCATCGGAAGAGAACATTATCAATTTAGAAAAAATTAGAAAAGACAATCTTTCTCAAACAGGAATTATTGCTGGAAATGCTACCAATAAAAAAGCAATTGTTTGGTTAAGTTACAATGTGCATGGAAATGAAGCTTCTAGCACAGAAGCAGCAATGTTGACTTTATATGAATTAATTACCTCTAAAAAAGCCTGGTTAGAAAATACCGTTGTTATTTTAGATCCGTGTATAAACCCTGATGGTAGAGATCGATACGTAAATTGGTACAATCAAGTAAAAAGTACGCCTTTTAATATTGATCAAAATGCAAAAGAACACTCAGAACCTTGGCCAAGTGGAAGACCAAATCATTATTTATTTGATTTAAACAGAGATTGGGCTTGGGCTAGTCAAGTAGAATCTCAACAAAGAATTGCTGTTTACAATAAATGGATGCCACATGTTCACGTAGATTTTCATGAACAAGGAATTAATAGTCCGTATTACTTTGCACCTGCAGCAGAACCTTTTCACGAAGTAATTTCTGATTGGCAACGCAATTTTCAAACTGCAATAGGGAAAAATCATGCAGAATATTTTGACAAAGAAGGTTGGTTGTACTTTACAAAAGAAAGTTTCGATTTATTGTACCCAAGTTATGGTGATACCTACCCAACATATATGGGCGCAATTGGCATGACGTATGAACAAGCTGGTCATGGGCGTGCAGGTTTAGGAATTAACACAGATGAAGGTGAAGTTTTAACCTTAAAAGACAGAGCAGCACATCATCTAACAACAGGCTTGTCTACCGTAGAAATTTCTTCTAAAAATGCTGAGAAATTAAATATTGAATTCAAAAAATTCTTCGATAATTCTAATTTGAATTATAAAAGTTATGTGTTAAAAAATGAGAATGAAGACAAAATGAATCGTCTTAAAAAATTATTAGACACGCATGAAATTAAATATGAAAATGCAAAAAGCGGCACTGTAAAAGGATACAATTACAACACGCAAGAAGAGGATAAATTTGATGCAAATAACACCGATTTAGTAATTCATACAAACCAACCAAAAGGAAAAATGGTAAAAGTTTTGTTTGAACCAAATGCTAAATTAGCAGATTCTTTAACCTATGATATTACTGCTTGGTCTTTACCTTATGCGCATGGTTTTAAAGCCATTGCTTCTAAATCTAAAATAAGTTCAACTTTTATTAATGATACAAAAACGGTAAAAAATATTATTGATACATCTGCTTATGCCTATATTTCTAAATGGAATAGTTTAGACGATGCTACTTTTTTAGGAGCATTATTGCAACACAATATTGTACCAAGATATACTGAAAAAGCATTTTCAGCAAATGGAAAATCATTTAAAAAAGGAACTTTAATTATTCTAAGAAATGATAATAGAAACTCAGACTTTGATACAAAAATAATCGAAATTGCAAATAAGCATCAACGAAGTTTAACCCCTATTTCAACTGGTTTCTCCGAAATTGGTGTAGATTTCGGTTCTTCCTCTGTAAAACCAATTCACAAGCAAAAAATAGCAGTTGTATCTGGTAAAGCTACTTCTTCTTTAAGTTTTGGTGAAGTTTGGCATTTCTTTGAAACACAATTACAATACCCAATTACAAATATTAATTCTACTAATTTTGGTTATACAGATTTAAGTAAATATGATGTAATTATATTGCCAAATGGCTACTATAATGCTGTCTTAAACAAATCAACTTTAACAAAAGTAAAAAAATGGACACGTTCTGGGGGAACTTTAATTGCTATCGGAAATGCCTTAAAAAGCTTTGCAAATAAAGATGGATTTTCTTTAAAAACTAAAAAATTAGAGGAAGAAGAGAAAGGTAAAGAAGACAATTTAATTCCGTTTGAAGATAGAGAGCGTAAAAGTGTTGCTAATTTAATTACAGGAAGTGTTTTTAAAAGTACCTTAGACAATTCGCATCCATTAGCTTTCGGATATGGTAAAGAGTACTTTTCTTTAAAATTAAGTGGAACTTCTTATAGCTATTTAAAAGAAGGGTATAATGTTGGTTATTTTGATAAAAATGCTAAAAATATTTCTGGTTATGCTGGTAGTAAAGCTGTGAAAAATGTACCCGAATCTTTATTATTTGGTGAAGAACCAATGGGTAGCGGAAGTGTAATTTATATGGTAGACAATCCGTTATTTAGATCTTTCTGGGAAAACGGAAAGCTATTTGTAGCCAATGCTGTTTTTCTTTTAAATTCTAATAAATTGAAGTAA
- a CDS encoding class I SAM-dependent methyltransferase → MKKKTLISKELDDFYNKASEETRLEKGMGIFEFERIKELIAQHISKPNSTIIDVGGGTGKYSEWLAKNNHTVHLVEPVLKHIKLAEKRANKLKKPFSVTIGEAKKLPFKDNSADLVILHGPLYHLQKREDRVAAIIEAKRVLKKSGIILGFAINATASTVVGLMNGMIHANSFFDMCKAELTTGVHDAPKDFPFLLADAFYHKPAGLKAEFLEQNLNFVNIFAVEGMIWLDNEYFANMLDKKKSKTLKALQTLTQNDEYLLPFSPHMMIAVKK, encoded by the coding sequence GTGAAAAAGAAAACTCTTATTAGTAAAGAATTAGACGATTTTTACAACAAAGCTTCAGAAGAAACCAGACTAGAAAAAGGAATGGGAATTTTTGAATTTGAACGTATTAAAGAACTCATAGCACAACATATTTCAAAACCAAATAGCACTATTATTGATGTTGGTGGCGGAACAGGAAAATATTCGGAATGGTTAGCTAAAAACAACCACACTGTTCATTTAGTAGAACCTGTTTTAAAACACATAAAACTTGCCGAGAAAAGAGCTAATAAACTTAAGAAACCTTTTTCTGTTACTATTGGTGAAGCAAAAAAGTTACCTTTTAAAGACAATTCTGCCGATTTAGTAATTTTACACGGCCCTTTATATCATTTACAAAAAAGAGAAGATAGAGTTGCCGCTATTATTGAAGCAAAAAGAGTGCTGAAAAAAAGCGGAATTATTTTAGGTTTCGCAATTAACGCAACGGCTTCTACAGTGGTTGGTTTAATGAACGGAATGATTCATGCCAACTCATTTTTTGATATGTGCAAAGCAGAACTTACCACAGGTGTGCATGATGCTCCTAAAGATTTTCCTTTTTTATTAGCAGATGCTTTCTATCATAAACCAGCAGGACTAAAAGCAGAATTTTTAGAACAGAACCTCAACTTTGTAAATATTTTTGCAGTGGAAGGAATGATTTGGTTAGACAACGAATATTTTGCAAATATGCTAGATAAGAAAAAGTCGAAGACCTTAAAAGCATTACAAACGCTTACTCAAAATGATGAATATTTGTTACCATTTAGTCCACATATGATGATTGCTGTGAAGAAATAG
- a CDS encoding PAS domain-containing protein, whose product MKKNLASMMCLDLFIASQDQEEYAAIKDLLAPSKSLQLPIISFDLYMDYFSTEMINLGIKNDIDIVKNFATKLQWTNNVDEIFKDEVFETIVLTNNKQEIIWVNDGFKKMTGFSKNFALKKTPSFLQGEGTCKETSTRIREKIRAKKPFKEVVLNYKKDKTPYKCEIKIFPLSYKNTTHYIALERAV is encoded by the coding sequence ATGAAAAAGAATTTAGCTAGTATGATGTGTTTAGACCTATTTATAGCCTCTCAAGATCAAGAAGAATATGCTGCCATAAAAGACCTTCTTGCACCTTCAAAATCTCTTCAACTTCCAATAATTAGTTTCGATTTATATATGGATTATTTTTCTACTGAAATGATTAACTTAGGTATAAAAAATGATATAGATATCGTAAAAAACTTTGCAACTAAGCTTCAATGGACTAATAATGTTGATGAAATTTTTAAGGATGAAGTTTTTGAAACAATTGTACTTACAAATAACAAGCAAGAAATTATTTGGGTAAATGATGGTTTTAAAAAAATGACAGGGTTTAGTAAAAATTTTGCACTTAAGAAAACTCCTTCCTTTTTACAAGGTGAGGGAACTTGCAAAGAAACTAGTACAAGAATTAGAGAAAAAATACGTGCAAAAAAACCATTCAAAGAAGTTGTTTTAAATTATAAAAAAGACAAAACTCCTTATAAATGTGAAATAAAAATATTTCCATTATCTTATAAAAATACAACACATTATATTGCGTTAGAGAGAGCCGTTTAA
- a CDS encoding pyridoxamine 5'-phosphate oxidase — protein MKINLEENWQKIRIHFSKSIKANMHVSIASVNEEHQPTITPIGSLFLNKYQTGFYFEKFASKLNINSKTNKNICVLAVNSNKWFWLKSLFKMSFSEYPALKLYGKLGTKRQATQKEYRAFERRVRKTKRLKGSSYLWEDMKMVREIKFTKGEKINLGIMTKEN, from the coding sequence ATGAAAATTAATTTAGAAGAAAACTGGCAAAAAATTAGAATACATTTTAGTAAATCTATTAAGGCAAATATGCATGTTTCTATTGCTTCTGTTAATGAAGAGCATCAACCAACAATTACACCAATTGGTTCTTTGTTTCTCAATAAATATCAGACGGGTTTTTATTTTGAAAAATTTGCATCAAAATTAAATATCAACTCAAAAACGAATAAAAATATTTGTGTTTTAGCGGTGAATAGTAACAAATGGTTTTGGTTAAAATCTTTGTTTAAAATGAGTTTTTCTGAGTATCCTGCCCTAAAATTATATGGAAAATTAGGTACTAAAAGACAAGCTACACAGAAAGAATACAGAGCTTTTGAAAGAAGAGTTCGAAAGACAAAAAGATTAAAAGGAAGTAGTTATTTGTGGGAAGATATGAAGATGGTAAGAGAAATTAAGTTTACAAAAGGAGAGAAAATCAATTTAGGAATAATGACCAAAGAAAATTAA
- a CDS encoding dienelactone hydrolase family protein, which yields MEKIKKEDISQEVFDLYDDYAHNKLNRKEFLQKLSLFAVGAITLPALLSFISPNYADSIIVKSNDPRIKSETIHYESPKGGKKMNGLLSIQKDVKGKLPGILVVHENRGLNPYIKDVARRATLEGYVTLAPDALAPMGGYPGNDDDGREMQNKRDKNEMLEDFIAGYKYLKSHKDCNGKVGVVGFCFGGWISNMMAVRLPELGAAVAYYGRQPEKEDAAKIKAPLLLQYAGLDKRVNEGWPAFEKVLKENKLTYEVYIYPEVNHGFHNNTTPRFDETAADLSWERTIAFLNIHLKG from the coding sequence ATGGAAAAAATAAAAAAAGAAGATATTAGCCAAGAAGTATTTGATTTATACGATGATTATGCACACAACAAGCTCAACAGAAAGGAATTCTTACAAAAACTTTCTTTATTTGCTGTGGGTGCAATTACATTACCCGCTTTATTAAGTTTTATTTCTCCAAACTATGCAGATTCAATTATAGTAAAATCTAACGATCCTAGAATAAAATCAGAAACTATTCACTATGAATCCCCTAAAGGTGGTAAAAAAATGAATGGTTTACTATCAATTCAGAAAGATGTAAAAGGAAAATTACCTGGTATTTTAGTTGTTCATGAAAACCGCGGCTTAAATCCTTATATAAAAGATGTTGCCAGAAGAGCTACTCTAGAAGGTTACGTAACCTTAGCTCCTGATGCGCTTGCTCCTATGGGTGGTTACCCAGGAAATGATGATGATGGTAGAGAAATGCAAAACAAAAGAGATAAAAATGAAATGCTAGAAGATTTTATTGCGGGGTATAAGTATTTAAAATCTCACAAAGATTGCAACGGAAAAGTAGGTGTTGTTGGTTTCTGTTTTGGTGGGTGGATTTCTAATATGATGGCGGTAAGATTACCCGAATTAGGAGCTGCTGTTGCGTATTATGGAAGACAGCCTGAAAAAGAAGATGCTGCAAAAATTAAAGCCCCTTTATTATTACAATATGCAGGTTTAGACAAAAGAGTAAATGAAGGTTGGCCAGCTTTCGAAAAAGTTTTGAAAGAAAATAAATTAACCTATGAAGTCTATATTTACCCTGAAGTTAATCATGGCTTTCACAATAATACAACACCTCGATTTGATGAAACTGCAGCAGATTTATCTTGGGAGAGAACCATTGCTTTTTTAAATATACATTTAAAAGGATAG
- the bshC gene encoding bacillithiol biosynthesis cysteine-adding enzyme BshC produces the protein MKVTQIPFKNTGFFSKTMLDYLEKKDTIQPFYNNFPDITGFHNQIEEKEKSYRLQSRLVLVDALKKQYHNFDVSEKTQENIALLKLKNTFTITTGHQLNLFTGPLYFLYKIISAINLAEELGHKFPEKNFVPVYWMATEDHDFDEINYFNFEGKKVKWTREDGGAVGRFSTDGLEDVLAVFANQLGGSKNAKYLKELFSKGYLEHNNLADATRFIANDLFKEYGLVIIDGDDKDLKNLFIPFVKDELENETSFKEVSKTISKLEENYKIQVNPREINLFYLSKNSRERIIFENGVYKVNNTDITFSKTEILKEVDENPLAFSPNVIMRPLYQEVILPNLCYLGGGGEIAYWFELKNYFEKVNVPFPILLLRNSVQVIAEKQQKKLDNLTISHEELFLNQHELLSKKVIENADIEVDFNEKIQYLENQFSELKVVAEKTDVSFVNAVNAQERKQIKGLENLQKRLLRAEKRRQSDLVERITALQNELLPNQSLEERQRNFSEYYLEYGATFIAALKESLKPLELEFTILEL, from the coding sequence ATGAAAGTAACACAAATTCCATTTAAAAATACAGGCTTCTTCTCTAAAACAATGCTAGATTATTTAGAGAAAAAAGATACGATACAACCATTTTATAACAACTTTCCAGATATTACAGGTTTTCACAATCAAATAGAAGAAAAAGAAAAATCATATCGTTTACAATCTCGATTGGTTTTAGTAGATGCTTTAAAAAAACAGTATCATAATTTTGATGTTTCGGAAAAAACGCAAGAAAATATAGCTCTTTTAAAATTAAAAAACACCTTTACAATCACTACAGGGCATCAATTAAATCTGTTTACAGGGCCTTTGTATTTTTTGTATAAAATTATTTCTGCCATTAATTTAGCGGAAGAATTAGGTCATAAATTTCCTGAGAAAAATTTTGTTCCCGTGTATTGGATGGCAACTGAAGATCATGATTTTGATGAAATTAATTATTTTAATTTTGAAGGGAAAAAAGTAAAATGGACGCGAGAAGATGGCGGCGCAGTTGGACGTTTTTCTACCGACGGATTGGAAGATGTTTTAGCCGTTTTTGCAAACCAATTAGGCGGTTCTAAAAATGCCAAGTATTTAAAAGAATTATTTTCTAAAGGATATTTAGAACACAATAATTTAGCAGATGCTACACGTTTTATTGCAAACGATTTGTTTAAAGAATATGGTTTGGTAATTATTGATGGTGATGATAAAGATTTGAAAAATCTTTTTATACCTTTTGTAAAAGACGAATTAGAAAACGAAACGTCATTTAAAGAAGTTTCTAAAACCATTTCTAAATTAGAAGAAAACTATAAAATTCAAGTAAACCCAAGAGAAATAAATTTATTTTACTTGAGTAAAAATTCTCGCGAACGCATTATTTTCGAAAACGGGGTTTACAAAGTAAATAATACAGACATCACTTTTTCTAAGACTGAAATTTTAAAAGAAGTGGATGAAAATCCGTTAGCATTTTCGCCCAATGTTATTATGAGACCTTTGTATCAAGAAGTAATTTTACCAAATCTTTGCTATTTAGGCGGAGGAGGAGAAATTGCCTATTGGTTTGAGTTAAAGAATTATTTTGAAAAAGTAAATGTTCCTTTTCCTATTTTGTTATTGCGCAATTCTGTGCAAGTAATAGCAGAAAAGCAACAAAAAAAACTAGATAATTTAACGATTTCTCATGAAGAACTCTTTTTAAATCAGCATGAATTATTATCTAAAAAGGTAATAGAAAACGCTGATATTGAAGTTGACTTTAATGAGAAAATTCAATATTTAGAAAATCAGTTTTCTGAGTTAAAAGTAGTTGCAGAAAAGACAGATGTTTCTTTTGTAAATGCAGTAAATGCGCAAGAGAGAAAGCAAATTAAAGGCTTAGAAAATCTTCAGAAAAGATTATTAAGAGCAGAAAAAAGAAGGCAAAGCGATTTAGTAGAAAGAATTACAGCGCTTCAAAATGAACTGCTACCAAACCAAAGTTTAGAAGAAAGACAACGTAATTTCTCTGAGTATTATTTAGAATATGGGGCTACTTTTATAGCAGCTCTAAAAGAATCTTTAAAACCTTTAGAGCTAGAATTTACGATTTTAGAATTGTAG
- a CDS encoding LysM peptidoglycan-binding domain-containing protein — protein sequence MKAKYQSVLNLGEELNIKNGDVKEENGVLHVTGTAKNQYEKNLLWDEIKKVGGENPSDIMADIKVENTAVFANHTVAKGETLGKIAKQYYGKASKYTVIFEANTNILKNPDVIQPGQELVIPNL from the coding sequence ATGAAAGCAAAATATCAAAGTGTTCTTAACTTAGGTGAAGAATTAAATATTAAAAATGGTGATGTAAAGGAAGAAAATGGTGTTTTACATGTTACAGGAACTGCAAAAAACCAATATGAAAAAAATCTTCTTTGGGATGAAATAAAAAAAGTTGGCGGCGAAAATCCTTCTGATATTATGGCAGATATTAAAGTAGAAAATACTGCTGTATTTGCAAATCATACGGTTGCTAAAGGAGAAACTTTAGGTAAAATAGCGAAGCAATATTATGGTAAAGCTTCTAAATACACTGTTATCTTTGAGGCAAATACAAATATTCTTAAAAACCCAGATGTTATACAACCTGGTCAAGAGTTAGTGATTCCTAACTTGTAG
- a CDS encoding GbsR/MarR family transcriptional regulator, which yields MKLDEAKNKYIQTWGSLATSWGINKTMAQVHALLLVSTKPLSAEEIMDTLQISRGNVNMNVRALIDWGIVSKEFVVGERKEFFIADKDIWELFKQITKERKKREIEPVLKVLEDLQKVDDSTEDGMQFKKVLSDLSSVTTKVNGMLETAIKADEHWLLSNFTKMIKK from the coding sequence ATGAAATTAGACGAAGCAAAAAATAAATACATTCAGACTTGGGGAAGTTTAGCAACTTCTTGGGGAATTAATAAAACAATGGCGCAGGTACATGCTTTGTTATTAGTTTCTACAAAGCCACTTTCTGCTGAAGAAATAATGGATACTTTACAGATTTCTCGTGGAAATGTAAATATGAATGTAAGAGCTTTAATTGATTGGGGAATTGTTTCGAAAGAATTTGTGGTAGGGGAGCGTAAAGAGTTTTTTATTGCTGATAAAGATATTTGGGAATTGTTTAAACAAATTACCAAAGAGCGCAAGAAAAGAGAAATTGAGCCTGTTTTAAAAGTATTAGAAGATTTACAAAAAGTTGATGATTCTACAGAAGACGGAATGCAATTTAAAAAAGTATTAAGCGATTTATCTTCTGTAACCACAAAAGTAAATGGTATGTTAGAAACAGCAATAAAAGCAGATGAACACTGGTTGTTGTCTAATTTTACAAAAATGATAAAAAAATAA
- a CDS encoding class I SAM-dependent methyltransferase, which produces MTTNETDCKITAPAIDYKKHWNAAYSKNSTEKLGWYEESSAQTLALIKETKIAKNATILNVGAGSSTIIDNLLAAGFSNIIANDLAEASLTSLKSRVGDSGKVQFLVDDLLNPSKLNTLENIDLWNDRAVLHFFLKEEEIATYFNLLKKILKLNGFVIIAVFAENGAEKCCGLPLKRYSVAMLQNNLGPSFELIKSFNHTFVNPNGDDRPYIYSLFQRKS; this is translated from the coding sequence ATGACTACAAACGAAACTGACTGTAAAATTACAGCACCAGCAATAGATTATAAAAAGCATTGGAACGCTGCCTATAGTAAGAATTCAACTGAAAAGTTAGGTTGGTACGAAGAGAGTTCAGCACAAACTTTAGCATTAATTAAAGAAACAAAAATTGCAAAAAATGCAACTATTTTAAATGTTGGTGCAGGTTCATCCACTATAATAGATAATTTATTAGCAGCAGGTTTTTCTAATATTATTGCAAATGATTTAGCAGAAGCATCTTTAACTTCTTTAAAAAGTAGAGTAGGAGATAGTGGTAAAGTTCAGTTTTTGGTGGATGATTTATTAAATCCTTCAAAATTAAATACGTTAGAAAATATCGATTTATGGAATGATAGAGCTGTTTTACACTTCTTTTTAAAAGAGGAAGAGATTGCCACTTATTTTAATCTATTGAAGAAAATTTTAAAACTAAACGGATTTGTAATCATTGCGGTATTTGCAGAAAATGGTGCAGAAAAATGTTGTGGTTTGCCTTTAAAAAGATATTCCGTGGCAATGTTACAAAATAACTTAGGCCCTAGTTTTGAGCTTATAAAAAGTTTTAATCATACGTTTGTAAATCCTAACGGAGATGACAGACCTTATATTTATTCATTGTTTCAAAGAAAAAGTTAA